Sequence from the Chitinophagales bacterium genome:
TCATTTTGCAACGCCCGGATTAATGGAGGAACTGCTGGAAGCAGAAGGCGTCTTGGTTGCAGAAGATAAGGTTAAAGACTTCAGGAAGTTGTTCTGGAATCCTGCTGTTGAACTTAAAAAAAGAAATATTGCAAAAAAGAGCGCTGTGAAATCAAAATAAGGACAGTGATAAGCATGCTGTCAGCTTACTTAAAAATTCTTCCATCAATTACTGTTTATGTGCGGGTTGACCGGACTGATTGCAAAAAATGATACGGGCAGGCAATGGATGCAATATATACACGCCGCTGCAGGCGTTTTGCATCAGCGCGGCCCCGATGCGCAGCATTTTTTTGTGAAAGAAACGGTTGCCTTTGGTCATTGCCGGCTCTCCGTCATTGACCTCGCTGAAACGGCCGGCCAGCCTATGTCTGATGAATCCGGAAGGTTTACCATCATTTACAACGGCGAGATATTTAACTACCGTGACTTAAAGAAGCAGCTCGCGGCAAAAGGAGAAAAATTTCACACGCAATCAGATACCGAAGTATTGTTGCGCCTTTATATGATGCATGGGAAAGAGATGCTTCCCATGCTGAATGGGTTTTTTGCTTTTGCGGTTTTTGACAGTAAAGAGAAAACCTGTTTTGTGGCACGTGACCGTTTTGGCGTTAAACCACTGCTGTATTATGAAGATGAAAACTGCCTGTTGTTTGCTTCGGAAATGAAAGCCCTGCTGCAGTTTCCCTTGAAGCGGGTGATTGATGCGGTTTCCCTGCAGGAGTATCTGCAGCTGAATTACATTCCAGCGCCCGATACCATTTTTGCAGGGGTGAAGAAACTGCAAGCCGGCCATTACCTCTGGTGGAACGGTCTGCAAACTTCGTTGCATGCTTACTATTCATTGCCCGCTGCGGTAAACAACACGCCTGCCCCAACCGATTATACGGCAAAGCAACAGGAACTGTTTGAATTGCTGGAGGATGCGGTTCGCATCAGGCTGATCAGCGATGTTCCGCTGGGTGCTTTTCTTTCCGGCGGGCTGGACTCTTCAGTGATCTGTGGTTTGGCTGCCAGGCATACGGATAAGCTGAAAACTTTTTCAATCGGTTATCATGAAGACGGCTTTTTTGATGAGACAAACTATGCCAAAGCAGTAGCCCGGCATTTTAATACGGATCATACGGTATTCAGTGTTACCCGTGCTCAGCTGTATGAATCATTGTATGATGTGTTGAATTATATCGATGAGCCCTTTGCCGACTCATCCGCACTGCCGGTATTTATCCTGAGCAAGCTGACGCGGCAGGAAGTGAAGGTTGCACTCTCCGGCGATGGAGCGGATGAATTATTTGGCGGATATATGAAGCACACTGCCGAATACCGTGCACGCCATGCAGGATTTCCGGAACGCGCCGTCGCTGCCCTCTATCCATTACTGAAACATTTTGCTTCCAGCCGTAACAGCACCACCATGAATCGCATGCGGCAGTTGCAGCGTTTCGCCGAAGGCATGCACATGAGCCGGCAGGACCGCTACTGGAGATGGTGTTCACTTGCCGGCGATGAAGAAACGAAAGCCCTGTTATTGCATGGCAATGATGAATCAATGTGGCGGAGCCGTAAAAACAATCTCACCCGCCATGTGCAGGCAAGTGATGATATGAATGAAGTGCTGCTGAATGATATGGAACTAGTGCTTCCAAACGA
This genomic interval carries:
- the asnB gene encoding asparagine synthase (glutamine-hydrolyzing); the encoded protein is MCGLTGLIAKNDTGRQWMQYIHAAAGVLHQRGPDAQHFFVKETVAFGHCRLSVIDLAETAGQPMSDESGRFTIIYNGEIFNYRDLKKQLAAKGEKFHTQSDTEVLLRLYMMHGKEMLPMLNGFFAFAVFDSKEKTCFVARDRFGVKPLLYYEDENCLLFASEMKALLQFPLKRVIDAVSLQEYLQLNYIPAPDTIFAGVKKLQAGHYLWWNGLQTSLHAYYSLPAAVNNTPAPTDYTAKQQELFELLEDAVRIRLISDVPLGAFLSGGLDSSVICGLAARHTDKLKTFSIGYHEDGFFDETNYAKAVARHFNTDHTVFSVTRAQLYESLYDVLNYIDEPFADSSALPVFILSKLTRQEVKVALSGDGADELFGGYMKHTAEYRARHAGFPERAVAALYPLLKHFASSRNSTTMNRMRQLQRFAEGMHMSRQDRYWRWCSLAGDEETKALLLHGNDESMWRSRKNNLTRHVQASDDMNEVLLNDMELVLPNDMLYKVDAMSMANGLEVRTPFLDYRVAAFACSLPAECKVNKRYRKMIVNDTFRKMLPAALYHRPKRGFEIPLHGFLTTELRSQIENDYCAKDFIMSQQVFDYDVVSKLKHRLFSKNPGDSAARIWALIVFQHWWKQYMS